One genomic region from Parachlamydia acanthamoebae encodes:
- a CDS encoding DUF3638 domain-containing protein, whose protein sequence is MIRTDNGQPERWIEATRDAFGVPHAKVVSEEATQTSDKPIIGRSPKTEPISTLPKRSLPSQQVWRHETVMGRIVNFFEQSVFILRKLWPKRSPKVDQRLMAAIHADRISAAYPGLQVAPLSQILKYMIPFLKAQKGEMAPPKGLIKSLQKCAKWSSELEKIGTFSNPGKRAELLNVFCKNLSQTIKDLPSGISCILPGGWGQGLQIHPALYEITKNPSGSYKIRILSRDLSVNPHATLASAGKLKIYPETTFDDLTAEEISNLDWLNALLSLQLPLASGIGREVKPNTVSPDFNSLSQLFLPFADRIDQSPKPIENYQSFLKNPLQTKNVWMLVDMIGMGGKVSLPAKERRKLQIKVNTLFEFFEVVKKDLSNNLTNQLLLKEGVQNVSRLTSLMFAEGQLSEAEIAVLNRECAAIERTIAKAKNEKVRTSKKNPFLQKSRITPFVFHKKELNVKPFNSKWITSLKTSSSTMPETQIRIDIPEEILQKSISKEKNEYAYKLNIDSIPKVLSGLCKECEELNSKNEDYDLQNRILDFVYAIELPKITKPQKTEHLYDYQGGSINWDEMSPELRQTCCVELGKISKFLVESALKTETVNPEKLMTVIKVGILQEYLVRLDSDRTRINDSVVITFWPQVLSEYLRNFSARLRSYSIREDQLRNEIIDQYGYTTYISSFSSNARPSQKILTIESRDYPYQRSRKSQDQKDTVRYQRPLQLFANKVGIPLQVLALDQQMELFQRIFQVKMLGVEFIANEASEVAHSARNKKYQYAPVRAAAQYGQFPDKRGRSLKTEEAIRDNPEKIFADLLKRLDFPFPREAKNLPSLSKPDLADLLVAVGKNGIIETMGLLKQKPYLLEIPDVRALLEHVIFGGYHDEYDYEKNTLHNHLKDNEKLARLLADWIKEQFKLFSNRGKIPETLFMIYLAQSLENLSPDLIQNHRIDFEFPDYTPLIKEWAYASLDHKNPEFEYRHILWTHLLLMYENLDQLSTEQIVEFLEGNAILNSTSAEIYELDPLQQIRVRTLREKWKNPIKLFLEKAESKPVLEKVLDSICLLTNSPPPGKEWVGSFPLYMAGDYQIDLLKGTLNNKKEGWSTQSMPLEIKENPVVGQALAKMSIVGFSSKHTQRDAADFYHLDDPQNRAVVVVASSQKDVCVYREITSREKKYWLRYVPKESLFALSSSSDKGEELAEVGLKSILKAIKQYKKAKSESKLSEFLDQPNYSFWVDSRKPSHFFVMDDKGNALYWISLKQGKSKQIIDHVIDLRVENEQKEAKVGSLTDSMHPVWQQLKSLDSPSNILVWKTKSKIQKVELTRYGLDFIERDGKVVCASSPLNGWILEVTPSESTLKKGLPHALLLTHPKIASQHRLIVPQLTIEPNILEFSYRLFFNAIKSTLKGHFLSLDKKDPVRSDWKLSAQEGKQDYWIFDIDPISLNLKEISEQSIEPYTYLARVAHLLNQPERSLEFLLSLTINPKKWVQGDVNALQKFITDDSIKTPDNIALKLQAALIGKKLAPRAHKHAFTRAMAELYKEYLQYGGKISGLQRISAEHELLCLRALEEYDEQFYLANAPMLLQRKEARKMKPLKAERAYFQDSKIETKISKFSNDLLRELRERQEDSTYKFLSKDASQLGTQFIEIYKTILDKDVTSQNFRRLELTLRSLPDLKDPRAGAHVRRPEFYQTLQKYLIKVLDIRKTGDSIPFPKVPDLYLKASRFYEEEKGQYEETVENLQTFLSELENLVENFEQEHPGSDENVKVSAIEYDVMQLKREFDECLAKAKSKNPDLIYDELSLDDLEQALSIKKPLMSLVSLDPSVGHSIYSKEQLQEFFIENTVIPPIPVLDLSSLKQASNAALSAAAMELENEMRLAKERIQAQTPMMFIKGEDSRATLEKNLWEKRAQWDAKQKAARTLILTLVQEKSVPVYLLKQKAKAVINIDLELLLKHFLQNDLESLTESLPEGIEFDKLKNALGDYLLIITDLQRIDAALDEIKQLSDKKEGSSPMAEASLYELLTAERQYNPQESPQLLLFEYMSNLLLREGQLKMVQDFIQNPDSVRQAVTGAGKTTVILVLSALMLANGTNLVTVNFPKQLFEENLHDLKNKLGKICQRSIYPLQFNMSTPIQIPDNHSPLGQISLFKEMYEDLLHTIMKKGVVISTIESQQALEQKWIRLIDQQSRQSPKEISPIEKEHLIYLTKIRALMQKHQSTILDEFDKALNQREERHLKVGVAQPIPPFIWQTSLELYDLLLADPELGLQRNLQGESLTEVQRDKVIKRVAAQMAEKIANERGIQNESKEAFIDALKDYFLGESEDFLAEVQHWLPQEKDKIALLKDQFCTYLPLTLSKTCQVRYIRSKDGEHTVPCLASDIPRESSEFEQILERVNYTIQDHYQTGEREEFIHRWIFSKKNTAEAAVMNGFYESMDETPEAKVFESFFPGKKLSATLPSQILDLIREVNADPLRIRRFLELCLAKLEVSTGKISCDGHNLVAMSKHTAGASATLGSLHALPSSMQIEGAEDKGATGKMVTAMLLKSGACDGSIPKMLRYNPEHPETLISEVVKTDSDIQVVIDGAGVAALHGMPFGVPSQQLLDGQPSSSRIQGVLLGGAGNRQQVHTRKGILAPEAAGLKPSELGGFFDESRARGADFKMAPGARALITANSKQLFEEVLQTVGRLRRADQRACYIVPKEDPVQDVSDLIKKSLQNSVEREADDLFRAKKHELRDIVRSEMIADLLARAENIGLEAMLGRYREDFVEHQILVTEKKGDLSIPGSYFAMNAMINRMDKDPETELKTLQDGYLEMVNELELSKARERLSKLSYPPELLLRLPIKVFGGSSPLLDQEVEIETETEIETETEVEIEIESQASREYYSWINYPDKHALNKFHKAFDRNISFSENFFPYNRNELSKQRQLFDRLQNPVHYIRVKINWKDKLQLVILDTLDFFKEFSKPDKSQSIYDLRLKKFVSGPLLTNSDSIQPRFNRFLAQIRFFNGEHDHYPEDEFRELIVWLSEQDPFEMENYFKNQILKSRPEDLQNYPYSPLRKLFKELQKKAG, encoded by the coding sequence ATGATAAGAACGGACAATGGTCAACCTGAACGATGGATCGAAGCAACAAGGGATGCGTTTGGAGTTCCTCACGCTAAAGTTGTTTCGGAGGAAGCGACTCAAACAAGTGATAAGCCAATCATTGGTAGATCCCCGAAAACAGAACCTATTTCAACTCTCCCAAAACGTTCACTCCCGTCTCAGCAAGTCTGGCGGCATGAAACCGTAATGGGAAGAATTGTTAATTTCTTTGAACAATCCGTATTTATATTAAGAAAACTTTGGCCAAAGCGTTCACCAAAAGTTGATCAACGCTTAATGGCTGCTATCCATGCAGATCGAATATCAGCAGCATATCCTGGATTGCAGGTAGCGCCCTTAAGTCAAATTTTGAAGTACATGATCCCTTTTTTGAAAGCTCAAAAAGGAGAAATGGCACCTCCTAAGGGTTTGATTAAGTCGCTTCAAAAATGTGCAAAGTGGTCATCAGAATTAGAAAAAATTGGGACTTTTTCCAACCCGGGGAAACGAGCTGAGCTTTTAAATGTTTTCTGTAAAAATCTTAGTCAAACAATTAAGGATCTTCCTTCTGGGATATCGTGTATTTTGCCTGGAGGATGGGGACAAGGATTGCAAATTCATCCAGCTTTATATGAAATAACAAAAAATCCATCGGGATCTTACAAAATAAGAATTTTATCACGGGATTTGTCCGTAAATCCTCATGCGACGCTTGCTTCTGCTGGAAAGTTGAAAATATATCCGGAAACAACTTTCGATGATCTAACAGCCGAAGAAATTTCAAACCTAGATTGGTTAAATGCTCTTTTATCTTTGCAGCTTCCCCTTGCCTCCGGAATTGGCAGGGAAGTTAAACCAAATACGGTTTCCCCAGACTTTAATTCATTAAGTCAGCTATTTTTACCTTTTGCCGATCGAATAGATCAATCTCCTAAGCCCATCGAAAACTATCAATCATTTCTAAAGAACCCACTGCAAACAAAAAATGTTTGGATGTTGGTTGATATGATTGGAATGGGAGGAAAAGTGTCACTACCAGCTAAGGAGCGGCGCAAACTGCAAATCAAGGTTAATACCTTGTTCGAATTTTTCGAAGTCGTAAAAAAAGATTTATCGAATAATTTGACTAATCAACTTCTTCTAAAAGAAGGGGTTCAAAATGTCAGTCGATTAACAAGCTTAATGTTTGCAGAAGGACAATTGTCGGAAGCTGAAATAGCCGTATTAAATAGAGAATGCGCTGCAATCGAGCGGACGATTGCAAAGGCTAAAAACGAAAAGGTGCGAACCTCTAAAAAAAATCCCTTTTTGCAGAAAAGCAGGATTACCCCTTTTGTTTTTCACAAGAAGGAATTGAATGTTAAACCTTTCAATTCCAAGTGGATTACTAGTCTTAAAACAAGCTCTTCCACTATGCCTGAGACTCAAATAAGGATAGATATACCAGAAGAAATCCTTCAAAAGAGTATTTCAAAAGAAAAAAATGAATATGCTTATAAGCTGAACATCGATTCGATTCCGAAAGTACTTTCTGGCTTATGTAAAGAATGCGAAGAGCTAAACAGTAAAAATGAGGATTATGACTTACAAAATCGCATCCTTGATTTTGTCTATGCGATTGAACTTCCTAAAATCACGAAGCCGCAAAAAACCGAACATTTATATGACTATCAAGGAGGATCCATTAATTGGGATGAAATGTCCCCAGAGCTTCGGCAAACTTGTTGCGTCGAATTAGGAAAAATAAGCAAGTTTTTAGTTGAATCTGCACTTAAAACAGAGACAGTAAATCCCGAAAAACTGATGACGGTTATCAAAGTTGGGATTTTGCAAGAATATCTGGTTCGGCTTGATTCTGATCGAACGCGAATCAATGATAGTGTTGTGATAACTTTTTGGCCTCAAGTCCTAAGTGAATATCTAAGAAATTTTAGCGCGCGTTTAAGAAGTTACTCCATCAGAGAAGATCAATTAAGAAACGAAATTATTGATCAATATGGATACACAACCTATATCTCAAGTTTTTCTAGCAATGCAAGGCCTTCACAAAAAATTTTAACAATAGAAAGTAGAGATTATCCATATCAAAGAAGTCGAAAATCACAAGACCAAAAAGACACTGTTAGGTATCAACGTCCACTACAGTTATTTGCAAATAAAGTTGGTATTCCTCTACAAGTTTTAGCTCTGGATCAGCAAATGGAACTTTTCCAAAGGATTTTTCAAGTTAAAATGTTGGGGGTAGAATTTATTGCCAATGAAGCGAGCGAAGTGGCTCATTCTGCAAGGAATAAAAAATATCAATATGCTCCTGTTCGTGCGGCAGCTCAATATGGTCAATTTCCAGATAAAAGAGGACGTAGCCTTAAAACGGAAGAAGCGATTAGAGACAATCCCGAAAAAATTTTTGCAGATTTGCTCAAACGATTAGATTTCCCTTTTCCTCGAGAAGCAAAAAACTTACCGAGCTTATCAAAGCCTGATCTTGCAGATTTACTTGTTGCTGTAGGTAAAAATGGCATTATTGAAACAATGGGGTTACTTAAGCAAAAACCCTATCTTTTAGAAATTCCTGATGTACGGGCGTTACTTGAGCACGTCATTTTTGGTGGGTATCACGATGAATATGATTATGAAAAAAATACACTTCACAATCATTTGAAAGATAATGAAAAACTCGCACGACTTTTAGCTGATTGGATCAAAGAGCAATTTAAACTTTTTAGTAATCGTGGAAAGATTCCGGAAACTCTTTTTATGATTTATTTAGCGCAGAGCCTTGAAAATCTTTCTCCTGATTTAATTCAAAATCATCGCATTGATTTTGAATTTCCTGATTATACTCCGTTAATTAAAGAATGGGCCTATGCATCTTTAGATCATAAAAATCCGGAATTTGAATATCGCCATATTCTTTGGACCCATCTTTTGCTGATGTATGAGAATTTAGATCAACTAAGTACAGAGCAAATTGTGGAATTTTTAGAGGGCAATGCTATTTTAAATAGTACTTCAGCCGAAATATATGAATTGGATCCACTACAACAAATTCGTGTCCGTACATTGCGTGAAAAATGGAAAAATCCGATTAAATTATTCTTGGAAAAAGCGGAATCAAAACCCGTACTTGAAAAAGTTTTGGATTCAATCTGTCTTTTAACAAACTCTCCACCACCAGGAAAAGAATGGGTAGGAAGCTTCCCGCTTTATATGGCCGGCGATTACCAAATTGATTTGCTCAAAGGAACTTTGAATAATAAGAAAGAAGGCTGGTCCACGCAAAGTATGCCTCTTGAAATTAAAGAAAATCCGGTGGTTGGTCAGGCTTTAGCTAAAATGAGTATTGTAGGCTTTTCTTCTAAGCATACGCAACGTGATGCAGCAGATTTTTACCATCTAGATGATCCTCAAAATCGAGCAGTGGTTGTTGTTGCTTCTTCACAGAAAGATGTGTGTGTGTACAGGGAAATCACAAGCAGAGAGAAAAAATATTGGTTGCGATATGTTCCTAAGGAAAGCCTATTCGCCTTATCTTCTTCGTCGGACAAGGGAGAAGAACTCGCAGAAGTTGGTTTAAAATCCATTTTAAAAGCGATTAAGCAATATAAAAAGGCAAAAAGTGAGTCAAAACTCTCTGAATTTTTAGATCAGCCAAACTACAGTTTTTGGGTAGACTCCAGAAAGCCTTCCCATTTTTTTGTGATGGATGACAAGGGAAATGCTCTTTATTGGATCTCTCTAAAACAAGGCAAAAGCAAACAAATTATTGATCATGTCATAGATTTAAGAGTTGAGAACGAACAAAAAGAAGCGAAAGTGGGGTCCTTGACCGATTCTATGCATCCCGTATGGCAACAGTTAAAAAGCTTGGATTCGCCTTCAAATATTTTAGTTTGGAAGACAAAAAGCAAAATTCAAAAAGTTGAGTTAACGCGCTACGGCTTAGATTTTATTGAGAGAGATGGAAAAGTTGTGTGTGCGAGTTCTCCTTTGAATGGTTGGATTTTAGAAGTGACCCCTTCTGAAAGTACCTTAAAAAAAGGTCTTCCGCATGCTTTGCTTCTAACTCATCCAAAGATCGCTTCGCAACATAGACTCATTGTCCCTCAATTAACAATCGAACCTAATATACTTGAGTTTTCCTATCGATTATTCTTTAATGCGATAAAAAGTACATTAAAGGGGCACTTCCTTTCTTTAGATAAGAAAGATCCTGTAAGATCCGATTGGAAATTGAGTGCTCAAGAAGGAAAGCAAGATTATTGGATTTTTGACATAGACCCTATTAGTTTAAATCTAAAAGAAATCTCCGAGCAATCGATAGAGCCTTATACATATCTTGCCAGAGTCGCTCATTTGCTAAATCAGCCAGAAAGAAGCTTAGAATTTCTTCTCTCGTTAACCATAAATCCTAAAAAATGGGTTCAGGGAGACGTTAATGCCCTTCAAAAATTCATAACAGATGATTCGATTAAGACACCAGATAACATTGCTCTTAAGCTTCAGGCAGCCTTAATTGGGAAAAAATTAGCGCCCAGAGCCCATAAGCATGCATTCACAAGGGCAATGGCGGAGCTTTACAAAGAATATCTGCAATATGGGGGGAAAATTTCAGGTTTGCAAAGAATTTCTGCAGAGCACGAATTGCTTTGTTTGAGAGCTTTGGAAGAATATGATGAGCAATTTTATCTTGCCAATGCTCCTATGCTATTACAAAGGAAGGAAGCTCGTAAGATGAAACCTTTAAAGGCTGAGCGAGCTTATTTTCAAGATTCCAAAATCGAAACAAAAATTTCCAAATTTAGTAATGATTTGTTACGTGAATTGAGGGAGAGACAAGAAGACTCTACCTACAAATTTCTTTCTAAAGATGCGTCGCAGCTGGGAACTCAGTTTATTGAGATCTACAAAACGATCCTTGACAAGGATGTTACAAGCCAAAATTTTCGGCGTCTAGAACTCACCTTGCGTTCATTACCAGATTTAAAAGATCCCAGAGCAGGAGCGCATGTCCGTCGGCCTGAATTTTATCAGACTTTGCAAAAATACTTGATAAAAGTTCTCGATATACGAAAGACGGGTGATTCAATTCCTTTTCCAAAAGTCCCCGATCTCTATTTAAAAGCGAGTAGATTTTATGAAGAAGAGAAAGGACAATATGAAGAAACCGTGGAAAATTTACAGACATTCCTTAGCGAGTTGGAAAATCTTGTGGAAAATTTTGAGCAAGAGCATCCAGGTTCAGATGAAAATGTGAAAGTGTCTGCGATTGAATATGATGTTATGCAATTAAAGAGAGAATTTGATGAGTGTTTAGCGAAGGCTAAATCTAAAAATCCGGATCTTATATATGACGAATTAAGCTTAGATGATTTAGAACAAGCTTTAAGTATAAAAAAGCCTCTCATGAGTCTCGTTTCACTTGATCCTTCTGTTGGACATTCCATTTACTCGAAAGAGCAGCTTCAAGAGTTTTTTATTGAAAATACCGTGATTCCTCCCATTCCGGTTCTCGATCTTTCCAGTTTAAAGCAGGCATCAAACGCTGCTTTAAGTGCGGCGGCAATGGAGCTTGAAAACGAGATGCGATTAGCAAAAGAGCGTATACAAGCGCAAACGCCCATGATGTTTATAAAAGGAGAAGACTCTCGTGCTACATTAGAAAAAAATCTGTGGGAAAAAAGAGCTCAATGGGATGCAAAGCAAAAGGCTGCCCGTACACTTATTTTGACTCTTGTGCAAGAAAAAAGTGTTCCTGTCTATCTTTTAAAGCAAAAAGCTAAAGCTGTGATAAATATTGATCTAGAACTTTTATTAAAACATTTTTTGCAAAATGATTTAGAAAGTTTGACGGAAAGCTTACCCGAGGGGATTGAATTCGATAAACTTAAGAATGCCTTAGGAGACTATCTCTTAATTATAACCGATCTTCAACGCATCGATGCCGCTCTGGATGAAATCAAACAACTCAGTGATAAAAAAGAGGGATCTTCCCCTATGGCTGAAGCTTCTTTGTACGAGCTTTTGACAGCAGAAAGACAATATAATCCTCAAGAAAGCCCTCAGCTACTATTGTTTGAGTATATGTCTAATCTTCTTCTGCGTGAAGGTCAACTCAAAATGGTTCAAGACTTTATCCAAAATCCTGACAGTGTAAGGCAAGCCGTAACTGGGGCGGGTAAAACTACTGTTATTCTGGTTTTGAGTGCCTTGATGCTAGCAAACGGTACGAATCTTGTAACAGTCAACTTTCCTAAACAACTTTTTGAAGAGAATTTGCACGATCTAAAAAACAAGCTGGGTAAAATCTGTCAAAGAAGTATTTATCCGCTTCAATTTAACATGTCTACTCCCATACAAATTCCAGACAATCATTCTCCATTGGGCCAGATCTCTCTTTTTAAAGAAATGTACGAAGATTTATTGCATACCATCATGAAAAAGGGCGTGGTGATTTCCACGATTGAAAGTCAACAGGCTTTAGAGCAAAAATGGATTCGTCTGATTGATCAACAATCCAGGCAATCACCAAAAGAGATTTCTCCCATTGAAAAAGAGCACCTAATTTATTTAACAAAAATTCGAGCGCTCATGCAAAAACATCAATCAACCATTCTGGATGAGTTCGATAAAGCTCTGAATCAGCGGGAAGAAAGGCATTTAAAAGTGGGTGTAGCTCAACCCATTCCACCATTTATTTGGCAAACAAGCCTGGAATTATATGATCTCCTTTTAGCAGATCCTGAGCTAGGTTTACAGCGCAACTTGCAAGGCGAATCGTTAACAGAAGTGCAACGAGATAAGGTAATTAAGCGAGTCGCAGCACAAATGGCAGAAAAAATAGCCAATGAGCGAGGCATTCAAAACGAAAGCAAAGAAGCTTTTATAGATGCTTTAAAAGATTACTTTTTGGGAGAGAGTGAAGATTTTCTTGCAGAAGTTCAACATTGGTTGCCACAAGAGAAAGACAAGATAGCTCTTCTTAAAGATCAGTTTTGCACTTATTTACCTCTGACATTATCTAAAACTTGTCAGGTGAGATATATTCGCTCCAAGGATGGTGAACATACAGTGCCTTGCCTTGCAAGTGACATTCCGCGTGAAAGCTCTGAATTTGAGCAAATTCTTGAACGTGTTAATTACACCATTCAAGATCATTACCAGACAGGGGAAAGGGAAGAGTTTATTCATCGATGGATTTTTTCCAAGAAAAATACGGCTGAAGCTGCCGTCATGAATGGATTTTATGAAAGTATGGATGAAACCCCTGAAGCTAAAGTGTTTGAAAGCTTTTTCCCTGGGAAAAAGCTTAGCGCAACATTGCCAAGCCAAATCCTCGATTTAATCCGTGAAGTCAATGCAGATCCTCTTCGTATTCGACGTTTTCTAGAGCTTTGTTTGGCGAAATTAGAAGTTTCAACAGGCAAAATTAGTTGCGACGGCCATAATTTAGTGGCCATGTCTAAACACACCGCTGGTGCGTCTGCGACATTAGGCTCATTGCATGCGCTCCCTTCTTCTATGCAAATTGAAGGCGCGGAAGATAAAGGAGCAACAGGCAAAATGGTGACAGCAATGCTGCTAAAAAGTGGAGCGTGTGATGGTTCAATTCCAAAAATGTTACGCTATAATCCTGAACATCCTGAAACATTAATTTCTGAGGTTGTGAAAACAGATTCAGATATTCAGGTTGTTATTGATGGAGCTGGCGTGGCGGCCCTCCATGGAATGCCGTTTGGAGTTCCTTCTCAGCAATTGCTAGATGGACAACCTTCTAGTTCTCGCATCCAAGGGGTTCTATTAGGCGGTGCTGGGAATCGTCAGCAAGTACATACGCGAAAAGGGATTCTTGCTCCTGAAGCAGCGGGATTAAAGCCTAGTGAATTGGGTGGTTTTTTTGACGAAAGCCGTGCAAGAGGGGCTGATTTTAAAATGGCACCTGGAGCTAGAGCCCTTATTACAGCGAATAGTAAGCAGCTATTTGAGGAAGTACTTCAAACTGTGGGCCGTTTAAGAAGGGCAGATCAACGCGCTTGTTACATTGTTCCGAAGGAAGATCCAGTTCAGGATGTATCAGATCTGATTAAGAAGTCTCTTCAAAATAGTGTTGAAAGAGAAGCGGACGATTTGTTTCGCGCAAAAAAACACGAATTGCGCGACATTGTGCGCAGTGAGATGATTGCAGATTTATTAGCACGAGCCGAGAATATTGGGTTAGAAGCCATGTTAGGCCGATATCGAGAAGACTTTGTGGAACATCAGATTTTAGTCACAGAAAAAAAGGGCGATCTATCTATCCCCGGCTCTTACTTTGCCATGAATGCGATGATTAATCGTATGGATAAAGATCCGGAAACCGAGTTGAAAACTTTGCAGGATGGTTATCTGGAAATGGTGAATGAGTTAGAGCTGTCCAAAGCGAGAGAACGTTTATCGAAACTTAGCTATCCACCAGAGTTGCTTCTACGATTACCCATAAAAGTATTTGGAGGGAGTAGTCCGCTATTAGATCAAGAAGTTGAAATTGAGACAGAAACTGAAATTGAAACCGAAACTGAAGTTGAAATAGAGATAGAAAGTCAAGCATCTCGTGAATACTATAGTTGGATTAATTATCCTGACAAGCATGCTCTTAATAAGTTTCATAAAGCTTTTGATCGGAATATCAGCTTTTCGGAGAATTTTTTCCCTTATAATAGGAATGAATTATCGAAACAAAGACAATTGTTCGATCGTTTGCAAAACCCCGTGCACTATATTAGGGTGAAGATCAATTGGAAAGATAAGCTGCAATTGGTTATCCTAGATACATTAGATTTTTTTAAAGAATTTAGCAAGCCTGATAAATCACAGAGCATTTATGATTTGCGTTTGAAAAAATTTGTTTCTGGACCTTTACTGACTAATTCTGATTCAATCCAACCTAGATTTAACCGTTTTCTGGCTCAAATACGCTTCTTTAATGGAGAGCATGACCATTATCCCGAAGATGAGTTTAGAGAGCTTATCGTTTGGCTTTCTGAACAAGACCCTTTTGAAATGGAGAATTATTTCAAAAATCAGATCTTGAAGTCGCGTCCCGAAGATTTACAAAATTATCCTTACAGTCCATTACGAAAGCTATTTAAAGAATTACAGAAAAAAGCAGGCTAA